A genome region from Mastacembelus armatus chromosome 8, fMasArm1.2, whole genome shotgun sequence includes the following:
- the crb3a gene encoding protein crumbs homolog 3a: MSSPSPVTWLYWSHADMAVCPDVLANPGVMFGSVLLIVLSSNPVWGNFNISTNATTQNTHGSNIAAIVAPTVTIGVLAIILAILGWVFCVVKKKRQTEGTYRPSAEEQSGVRSVAAPDALKLPKEERLI; this comes from the exons ATGTCCAGTCCCAGTCCAGTCACTTGGCTCTACTGGTCACACGCAGACATGGCAGTGTGTCCAGATGTGTTGGCCAATCCTGGAGTTATGTTTGGAAGTGTTTTACTGATAGTACTGAGCAGTAATCCTGTGTGGG GGAATTTTAACATTTCTACAAATGCCACCACACAAAACACTCAT GGATCTAATATTGCAGCTATTGTGGCCCCAACAGTCACCATTGGAGTCTTGGCCATCATCTTGGCCATTCTTGGCTGGGTCTTCTGTGTAGTGAAAAAGAAGAGGCAGACTGAAGGGACGTACAGACCAAGTGCCGAGGAACAGTCTGGTGTACGCAGTGTGGCTGCACCAGATGCACTGAAGTTACCAAAGGAGGAAAGACTCATTTGA
- the tubb4bl gene encoding tubulin beta-4B chain, whose translation MREIVHLQAGQCGNQIGAKFWEVISDEHGIDPTGTYHGDSDLQLDRISVYYNEATGGKYVPRAILVDLEPGTMDSVRSGPFGQIFRPDNFVFGQSGAGNNWAKGHYTEGAELVDSVLDVVRKEAESCDCLQGFQLTHSLGGGTGSGMGTLLISKIREEYPDRIMNTFSVVPSPKVSDTVVEPYNATLSVHQLVENTDETYCIDNEALYDICFRTLKLTTPTYGDLNHLVSATMSGVTTCLRFPGQLNADLRKLAVNMVPFPRLHFFMPGFAPLTSRGSQQYRSLSVPELTQQMFDAKNMMAACDPRHGRYLTVAAVFRGRMSMKEVDEQMLNVQNKNSSYFVEWIPNNVKTAVCDIPPRGLKMAATFIGNSTAIQELFKRISEQFTAMFRRKAFLHWYTGEGMDEMEFTEAESNMNDLVSEYQQYQDATAEEGEFEEEGEEEVA comes from the exons ATGCGCGAAATTGTGCATTTGCAAGCCGGTCAGTGCGGAAACCAGATCGGGGCCAAG TTCTGGGAGGTGATCAGTGATGAGCATGGCATTGATCCTACTGGTACCTACCATGGAGACAGTGATCTACAGCTAGACAGGATCAGTGTCTATTACAATGAGGCCACAG GTGGAAAGTATGTGCCACGAGCCATCCTGGTGGATCTGGAGCCTGGTACGATGGATTCAGTCAGGTCTGGTCCATTTGGGCAGATCTTCAGACCTGACAATTTTGTCTTTG GCCAGAGTGGAGCAGGAAACAACTGGGCCAAGGGCCACTACACTGAGGGAGCTGAACTGGTGGACTCTGTCCTGGATGTAGTGAGGAAAGAGGCTGAGAGTTGTGACTGCCTTCAGGGCTTCCAGCTCACTCACTCCCTGGGTGGTGGCACAGGCTCTGGCATGGGCACCCTGCTCATCAGCAAGATCCGTGAGGAGTACCCTGATCGTATCATGAACACCTTCAGTGTGGTGCCTTCTCCTAAGGTGTCCGACACTGTGGTGGAGCCCTACAATGCCACCCTCTCTGTCCACCAGCTGGTAGAGAACACAGATGAAACCTACTGCATTGACAATGAAGCTCTCTATGATATATGCTTCCGCACTCTTAAACTCACCACCCCCACCTATGGAGATCTTAACCATTTGGTGTCTGCCACTATGAGCGGTGTGACCACCTGTCTCCGTTTCCCTGGTCAGCTCAATGCTGATCTCCGTAAACTAGCTGTCAACATGGTGCCCTTCCCCCGTCTGCACTTCTTCATGCCAGGTTTTGCCCCCCTCACCAGCAGGGGCAGCCAGCAGTACCGTTCCTTGTCTGTGCCAGAGCTCACTCAGCAGATGTTCGACGCCAAGAACATGATGGCTGCTTGCGACCCACGTCATGGCCGCTACCTCACCGTGGCTGCAGTGTTCAGGGGCCGCATGTCCATGAAGGAGGTGGATGAGCAGATGTTGAATGTGCAGAACAAGAACAGCAGTTACTTTGTTGAATGGATCCCGAACAATGTGAAGACCGCTGTCTGTGACATCCCACCCCGTGGCCTCAAAATGGCTGCCACTTTCATTGGCAACAGCACAGCCATCCAGGAGCTGTTCAAGCGCATCTCTGAGCAGTTCACTGCCATGTTCCGTCGTAAGGCCTTCCTCCACTGGTACACTGGTGAGGGCATGGATGAGATGGAGTTCACCGAGGCAGAGAGCAACATGAACGACCTGGTTTCCGAGTACCAGCAGTACCAAGATGCCACTGCTGAGGAGGGCGAGTTtgaggaagagggggaggaggaagtTGCCTGA